One genomic region from Siniperca chuatsi isolate FFG_IHB_CAS linkage group LG18, ASM2008510v1, whole genome shotgun sequence encodes:
- the LOC122865736 gene encoding beta-amyrin 28-monooxygenase-like isoform X3 encodes MSKLPGNAGVSVLGDKSLEFYRDPVSFCRQRIEKHQSRVFQCRLLNRPTAFICSVQGARELLCEKSNLFLKDPTDLMTNMYGDTVVTTNGEEACLLRLSLTSLFTGSCLESSSDYITSVCERCLKDLSLSGQPECVYSACKRLGTELVLGLFLNVRAEEQPELFQEIAHLCTQHWHGLISAPVNVKVPLWSSGFSTALDARDKLMDIIKDKLENDKQGFVGSLGSLPLPDSSAASQHLLLFISALIPKALASLLTSFTLALSGNEQTRRRAMEDPDYLHRVLLEVQRLWPPFIGGRRIAVQDSTLAGFLVPKGYGVIYISHSVHRDPEMFQQPDSFLPERWSGTNTVQENFLCSFGSGPRGCIGAKLTDIFLKDLEYKWLPVSRPTNPPTISFTRLDQTGSERSDTG; translated from the exons ATGTCCAAACTACCAGGAAATGCAGGTGTGTCGGTGCTCGGGGACAAGTCGCTGGAGTTTTACCGGGACCCGGTGAGCTTCTGCCGGCAGAGGATCGAGAAACACCAGAGCAGAGTGTTTCAGTGCCGCCTGCTGAACAGACCGACCGCCTTCATCTGCTCCGTGCAGGGAGCGAGAGAGCTGCTGTGTG AGAAGTCCAACTTGTTTCTGAAGGATCCAACTGACCTGATGACCAACATGTATGGTGACACCGTTGTCACCACTaatg gtgaggAGGCATGTCtcctccgtctgtctctcaccaGCCTGTTCACAGGAAGTTGTCTGGAATCATCAAGTGATTATATCACCAG TGTATGTGAGCGCTGTCTGAAGGACCTCTCTCTCAG tggccAGCCAGAGTGTGTGTACTCTGCCTGTAAGCGTCTGGGGACAGAGTTGGTGTTGGGCCTTTTTCTGAACGTACGAGCGGAGGAGCAGCCTGAACTTTTCCAGGAAATCGCGCATCTCTGCACCCAGCACTGGCATG GTCTGATATCTGCTCCGGTGAACGTGAAGGTTCCTCTGTGGTCATCGGGTTTCTCCACCGCTCTGGACGCCAGAGACAAACTGATGGACATCATCAAAGACAAACTGGAGAATGACAAACAGGG TTTTGTCGGCTCTCTTGGTTCTTTGCCGCTGCCTGACTCCAGCGCTGCCTCCCAGCACCTCCTGTTGTTCATCTCAGCTCTGATCCCCAAAGCTCTGGCGTCGCTGCTCACCTCCTTCACACTGGCACTCAGTGGAAATGAACAG ACACGGCGACGAGCGATGGAAGACCCCGATTACCTGCATAGAGTACTGCTGGAGGTGCAGAGACTGTGGCCTCCTTTCATTGGTGGACGCAGAATAGCTGTTCAG gactcCACCCTCGCAGGGTTTCTTGTCCCAAAGGGTTATGGTGTGATCTATATCAGCCACTCTGTCCACCGCGACCCAGAGATGTTCCAGCAGCCGGACAGCTTCCTGCCGGAGAGATGGAGCGGAAC GAATACAGTCCAGGAGAACTTCCTGTGCTCCTTCGGCAGCGGGCCCAGAGGCTGCATTGGAGCTAAACTTACCGATATCTTCCTTAAG GACCTTGAGTACAAATGGCTGCCTGTGTCTCGTCCCACCAACCCCCCCACCATCTCCTTCACCCGACTGGATCAGACCGGATCTGAAAGGAGTGACACCGGCTAG
- the LOC122865736 gene encoding putative cytochrome P450 120 isoform X2: MSKLPGNAGVSVLGDKSLEFYRDPVSFCRQRIEKHQSRVFQCRLLNRPTAFICSVQGARELLCEKSNLFLKDPTDLMTNMYGDTVVTTNGEEACLLRLSLTSLFTGSCLESSSDYITSGQPECVYSACKRLGTELVLGLFLNVRAEEQPELFQEIAHLCTQHWHGLISAPVNVKVPLWSSGFSTALDARDKLMDIIKDKLENDKQGFVGSLGSLPLPDSSAASQHLLLFISALIPKALASLLTSFTLALSGNEQTRRRAMEDPDYLHRVLLEVQRLWPPFIGGRRIAVQDSTLAGFLVPKGYGVIYISHSVHRDPEMFQQPDSFLPERWSGTNTVQENFLCSFGSGPRGCIGAKLTDIFLKKACMYLLKHYDWCLDPISQDLEYKWLPVSRPTNPPTISFTRLDQTGSERSDTG; the protein is encoded by the exons ATGTCCAAACTACCAGGAAATGCAGGTGTGTCGGTGCTCGGGGACAAGTCGCTGGAGTTTTACCGGGACCCGGTGAGCTTCTGCCGGCAGAGGATCGAGAAACACCAGAGCAGAGTGTTTCAGTGCCGCCTGCTGAACAGACCGACCGCCTTCATCTGCTCCGTGCAGGGAGCGAGAGAGCTGCTGTGTG AGAAGTCCAACTTGTTTCTGAAGGATCCAACTGACCTGATGACCAACATGTATGGTGACACCGTTGTCACCACTaatg gtgaggAGGCATGTCtcctccgtctgtctctcaccaGCCTGTTCACAGGAAGTTGTCTGGAATCATCAAGTGATTATATCACCAG tggccAGCCAGAGTGTGTGTACTCTGCCTGTAAGCGTCTGGGGACAGAGTTGGTGTTGGGCCTTTTTCTGAACGTACGAGCGGAGGAGCAGCCTGAACTTTTCCAGGAAATCGCGCATCTCTGCACCCAGCACTGGCATG GTCTGATATCTGCTCCGGTGAACGTGAAGGTTCCTCTGTGGTCATCGGGTTTCTCCACCGCTCTGGACGCCAGAGACAAACTGATGGACATCATCAAAGACAAACTGGAGAATGACAAACAGGG TTTTGTCGGCTCTCTTGGTTCTTTGCCGCTGCCTGACTCCAGCGCTGCCTCCCAGCACCTCCTGTTGTTCATCTCAGCTCTGATCCCCAAAGCTCTGGCGTCGCTGCTCACCTCCTTCACACTGGCACTCAGTGGAAATGAACAG ACACGGCGACGAGCGATGGAAGACCCCGATTACCTGCATAGAGTACTGCTGGAGGTGCAGAGACTGTGGCCTCCTTTCATTGGTGGACGCAGAATAGCTGTTCAG gactcCACCCTCGCAGGGTTTCTTGTCCCAAAGGGTTATGGTGTGATCTATATCAGCCACTCTGTCCACCGCGACCCAGAGATGTTCCAGCAGCCGGACAGCTTCCTGCCGGAGAGATGGAGCGGAAC GAATACAGTCCAGGAGAACTTCCTGTGCTCCTTCGGCAGCGGGCCCAGAGGCTGCATTGGAGCTAAACTTACCGATATCTTCCTTAAG AAAGCGTGTATGTACCTGTTAAAGCACTACGACTGGTGTTTGGACCCTATATCGCAGGACCTTGAGTACAAATGGCTGCCTGTGTCTCGTCCCACCAACCCCCCCACCATCTCCTTCACCCGACTGGATCAGACCGGATCTGAAAGGAGTGACACCGGCTAG
- the LOC122865736 gene encoding putative cytochrome P450 120 isoform X1, with amino-acid sequence MSKLPGNAGVSVLGDKSLEFYRDPVSFCRQRIEKHQSRVFQCRLLNRPTAFICSVQGARELLCEKSNLFLKDPTDLMTNMYGDTVVTTNGEEACLLRLSLTSLFTGSCLESSSDYITSVCERCLKDLSLSGQPECVYSACKRLGTELVLGLFLNVRAEEQPELFQEIAHLCTQHWHGLISAPVNVKVPLWSSGFSTALDARDKLMDIIKDKLENDKQGFVGSLGSLPLPDSSAASQHLLLFISALIPKALASLLTSFTLALSGNEQTRRRAMEDPDYLHRVLLEVQRLWPPFIGGRRIAVQDSTLAGFLVPKGYGVIYISHSVHRDPEMFQQPDSFLPERWSGTNTVQENFLCSFGSGPRGCIGAKLTDIFLKKACMYLLKHYDWCLDPISQDLEYKWLPVSRPTNPPTISFTRLDQTGSERSDTG; translated from the exons ATGTCCAAACTACCAGGAAATGCAGGTGTGTCGGTGCTCGGGGACAAGTCGCTGGAGTTTTACCGGGACCCGGTGAGCTTCTGCCGGCAGAGGATCGAGAAACACCAGAGCAGAGTGTTTCAGTGCCGCCTGCTGAACAGACCGACCGCCTTCATCTGCTCCGTGCAGGGAGCGAGAGAGCTGCTGTGTG AGAAGTCCAACTTGTTTCTGAAGGATCCAACTGACCTGATGACCAACATGTATGGTGACACCGTTGTCACCACTaatg gtgaggAGGCATGTCtcctccgtctgtctctcaccaGCCTGTTCACAGGAAGTTGTCTGGAATCATCAAGTGATTATATCACCAG TGTATGTGAGCGCTGTCTGAAGGACCTCTCTCTCAG tggccAGCCAGAGTGTGTGTACTCTGCCTGTAAGCGTCTGGGGACAGAGTTGGTGTTGGGCCTTTTTCTGAACGTACGAGCGGAGGAGCAGCCTGAACTTTTCCAGGAAATCGCGCATCTCTGCACCCAGCACTGGCATG GTCTGATATCTGCTCCGGTGAACGTGAAGGTTCCTCTGTGGTCATCGGGTTTCTCCACCGCTCTGGACGCCAGAGACAAACTGATGGACATCATCAAAGACAAACTGGAGAATGACAAACAGGG TTTTGTCGGCTCTCTTGGTTCTTTGCCGCTGCCTGACTCCAGCGCTGCCTCCCAGCACCTCCTGTTGTTCATCTCAGCTCTGATCCCCAAAGCTCTGGCGTCGCTGCTCACCTCCTTCACACTGGCACTCAGTGGAAATGAACAG ACACGGCGACGAGCGATGGAAGACCCCGATTACCTGCATAGAGTACTGCTGGAGGTGCAGAGACTGTGGCCTCCTTTCATTGGTGGACGCAGAATAGCTGTTCAG gactcCACCCTCGCAGGGTTTCTTGTCCCAAAGGGTTATGGTGTGATCTATATCAGCCACTCTGTCCACCGCGACCCAGAGATGTTCCAGCAGCCGGACAGCTTCCTGCCGGAGAGATGGAGCGGAAC GAATACAGTCCAGGAGAACTTCCTGTGCTCCTTCGGCAGCGGGCCCAGAGGCTGCATTGGAGCTAAACTTACCGATATCTTCCTTAAG AAAGCGTGTATGTACCTGTTAAAGCACTACGACTGGTGTTTGGACCCTATATCGCAGGACCTTGAGTACAAATGGCTGCCTGTGTCTCGTCCCACCAACCCCCCCACCATCTCCTTCACCCGACTGGATCAGACCGGATCTGAAAGGAGTGACACCGGCTAG
- the LOC122865736 gene encoding beta-amyrin 28-monooxygenase-like isoform X5 yields the protein MSKLPGNAGVSVLGDKSLEFYRDPVSFCRQRIEKHQSRVFQCRLLNRPTAFICSVQGARELLCEKSNLFLKDPTDLMTNMYGDTVVTTNGEEACLLRLSLTSLFTGSCLESSSDYITSVCERCLKDLSLSGQPECVYSACKRLGTELVLGLFLNVRAEEQPELFQEIAHLCTQHWHGLISAPVNVKVPLWSSGFSTALDARDKLMDIIKDKLENDKQGFVGSLGSLPLPDSSAASQHLLLFISALIPKALASLLTSFTLALSGNEQTRRRAMEDPDYLHRVLLEVQRLWPPFIGGRRIAVQDSTLAGFLVPKGYGVIYISHSVHRDPEMFQQPDSFLPERWSGTNTVQENFLCSFGSGPRGCIGAKLTDIFLKENLHS from the exons ATGTCCAAACTACCAGGAAATGCAGGTGTGTCGGTGCTCGGGGACAAGTCGCTGGAGTTTTACCGGGACCCGGTGAGCTTCTGCCGGCAGAGGATCGAGAAACACCAGAGCAGAGTGTTTCAGTGCCGCCTGCTGAACAGACCGACCGCCTTCATCTGCTCCGTGCAGGGAGCGAGAGAGCTGCTGTGTG AGAAGTCCAACTTGTTTCTGAAGGATCCAACTGACCTGATGACCAACATGTATGGTGACACCGTTGTCACCACTaatg gtgaggAGGCATGTCtcctccgtctgtctctcaccaGCCTGTTCACAGGAAGTTGTCTGGAATCATCAAGTGATTATATCACCAG TGTATGTGAGCGCTGTCTGAAGGACCTCTCTCTCAG tggccAGCCAGAGTGTGTGTACTCTGCCTGTAAGCGTCTGGGGACAGAGTTGGTGTTGGGCCTTTTTCTGAACGTACGAGCGGAGGAGCAGCCTGAACTTTTCCAGGAAATCGCGCATCTCTGCACCCAGCACTGGCATG GTCTGATATCTGCTCCGGTGAACGTGAAGGTTCCTCTGTGGTCATCGGGTTTCTCCACCGCTCTGGACGCCAGAGACAAACTGATGGACATCATCAAAGACAAACTGGAGAATGACAAACAGGG TTTTGTCGGCTCTCTTGGTTCTTTGCCGCTGCCTGACTCCAGCGCTGCCTCCCAGCACCTCCTGTTGTTCATCTCAGCTCTGATCCCCAAAGCTCTGGCGTCGCTGCTCACCTCCTTCACACTGGCACTCAGTGGAAATGAACAG ACACGGCGACGAGCGATGGAAGACCCCGATTACCTGCATAGAGTACTGCTGGAGGTGCAGAGACTGTGGCCTCCTTTCATTGGTGGACGCAGAATAGCTGTTCAG gactcCACCCTCGCAGGGTTTCTTGTCCCAAAGGGTTATGGTGTGATCTATATCAGCCACTCTGTCCACCGCGACCCAGAGATGTTCCAGCAGCCGGACAGCTTCCTGCCGGAGAGATGGAGCGGAAC GAATACAGTCCAGGAGAACTTCCTGTGCTCCTTCGGCAGCGGGCCCAGAGGCTGCATTGGAGCTAAACTTACCGATATCTTCCTTAAG GAAAATCTTCATTCATAA
- the LOC122865736 gene encoding beta-amyrin 28-monooxygenase-like isoform X4: MSKLPGNAGVSVLGDKSLEFYRDPVSFCRQRIEKHQSRVFQCRLLNRPTAFICSVQGARELLCEKSNLFLKDPTDLMTNMYGDTVVTTNGEEACLLRLSLTSLFTGSCLESSSDYITSVCERCLKDLSLSGQPECVYSACKRLGTELVLGLFLNVRAEEQPELFQEIAHLCTQHWHGLISAPVNVKVPLWSSGFSTALDARDKLMDIIKDKLENDKQGFVGSLGSLPLPDSSAASQHLLLFISALIPKALASLLTSFTLALSGNEQTRRRAMEDPDYLHRVLLEVQRLWPPFIGGRRIAVQDSTLAGFLVPKGYGVIYISHSVHRDPEMFQQPDSFLPERWSGTNTVQENFLCSFGSGPRGCIGAKLTDIFLKGWRRGCNRADVKYGLNL; the protein is encoded by the exons ATGTCCAAACTACCAGGAAATGCAGGTGTGTCGGTGCTCGGGGACAAGTCGCTGGAGTTTTACCGGGACCCGGTGAGCTTCTGCCGGCAGAGGATCGAGAAACACCAGAGCAGAGTGTTTCAGTGCCGCCTGCTGAACAGACCGACCGCCTTCATCTGCTCCGTGCAGGGAGCGAGAGAGCTGCTGTGTG AGAAGTCCAACTTGTTTCTGAAGGATCCAACTGACCTGATGACCAACATGTATGGTGACACCGTTGTCACCACTaatg gtgaggAGGCATGTCtcctccgtctgtctctcaccaGCCTGTTCACAGGAAGTTGTCTGGAATCATCAAGTGATTATATCACCAG TGTATGTGAGCGCTGTCTGAAGGACCTCTCTCTCAG tggccAGCCAGAGTGTGTGTACTCTGCCTGTAAGCGTCTGGGGACAGAGTTGGTGTTGGGCCTTTTTCTGAACGTACGAGCGGAGGAGCAGCCTGAACTTTTCCAGGAAATCGCGCATCTCTGCACCCAGCACTGGCATG GTCTGATATCTGCTCCGGTGAACGTGAAGGTTCCTCTGTGGTCATCGGGTTTCTCCACCGCTCTGGACGCCAGAGACAAACTGATGGACATCATCAAAGACAAACTGGAGAATGACAAACAGGG TTTTGTCGGCTCTCTTGGTTCTTTGCCGCTGCCTGACTCCAGCGCTGCCTCCCAGCACCTCCTGTTGTTCATCTCAGCTCTGATCCCCAAAGCTCTGGCGTCGCTGCTCACCTCCTTCACACTGGCACTCAGTGGAAATGAACAG ACACGGCGACGAGCGATGGAAGACCCCGATTACCTGCATAGAGTACTGCTGGAGGTGCAGAGACTGTGGCCTCCTTTCATTGGTGGACGCAGAATAGCTGTTCAG gactcCACCCTCGCAGGGTTTCTTGTCCCAAAGGGTTATGGTGTGATCTATATCAGCCACTCTGTCCACCGCGACCCAGAGATGTTCCAGCAGCCGGACAGCTTCCTGCCGGAGAGATGGAGCGGAAC GAATACAGTCCAGGAGAACTTCCTGTGCTCCTTCGGCAGCGGGCCCAGAGGCTGCATTGGAGCTAAACTTACCGATATCTTCCTTAAG ggatggaggagaggatgCAACAGAGCTGACGTAAAATACGGTCTAAATTTGTAG